In a genomic window of Methanosarcina horonobensis HB-1 = JCM 15518:
- the pepD gene encoding beta-Ala-His dipeptidase gives MHPKTREILKTFEEINKIPRRSKNEEKLALWLLEWAGNHNLEAKTDALNNVLIKVPPTPGYEDSPGIVLQGHMDMVCEKCRESGHDFSKDPIKCVYDGEWLRGDGTSIGADNGIAIVIGLVLAESGINGEIEHPPLELLFTVDEETGLTGASGLEEGFFEGRILLNLDSEDEGIFIVGCAGGQNSRVYLPVEWEPFNYSKENEFRLFRLSVEGLEGGHSGVEIHRQRANGIQLLARVLVSLKEKVGKEDLRIVFFSGGNVHNAIPNHAEAFIALSRSKEKQAEDFVSGLKQTLRNEYAVSDPEITLQLKEVENRVIFETSGGKVTREKVTRREVPSDRVFSAGTEERLFGLLLGMPHGVHRVSDTIPGLVETSNNLAIVRTGENEIRIVSSQRSSVMSRLAEVTGKVETVAKLAGARVEHECGYPAWEPDLQSELLMKCKQAYAGTFGKEPEIKVVHAGLECGVIGSKCECIEMISFGPTIKDPHSPAERVFIPSIEKIWFFLENLLKSYAPYQ, from the coding sequence ATGCACCCAAAAACCCGAGAAATCCTGAAAACGTTTGAAGAAATCAATAAAATCCCTCGCCGTTCTAAAAATGAAGAAAAACTTGCCCTGTGGCTACTGGAATGGGCAGGAAATCATAATCTTGAAGCGAAAACCGATGCTTTAAACAATGTCCTGATAAAAGTCCCTCCCACTCCGGGATACGAAGATTCTCCGGGAATTGTGCTGCAGGGGCATATGGATATGGTATGTGAGAAATGCAGAGAGTCAGGACACGATTTTTCCAAAGATCCTATAAAATGTGTGTATGACGGGGAATGGTTGCGAGGAGATGGGACTTCAATAGGGGCGGACAACGGGATTGCAATTGTAATAGGGCTTGTACTTGCAGAATCCGGAATAAACGGAGAGATTGAGCATCCGCCTCTGGAGCTTCTTTTCACGGTTGACGAAGAAACCGGACTGACAGGAGCCAGTGGGCTTGAAGAAGGCTTCTTTGAAGGCAGAATCCTGCTGAACCTGGACTCGGAGGATGAAGGGATATTTATAGTCGGATGTGCAGGAGGGCAGAACTCCAGGGTTTACCTGCCTGTTGAATGGGAGCCTTTTAACTACAGCAAGGAAAACGAGTTCAGGCTATTCAGGCTCTCGGTTGAGGGGCTTGAAGGAGGGCACTCGGGAGTTGAGATCCACAGGCAGCGGGCAAACGGGATTCAGTTACTTGCCAGAGTGCTGGTAAGTCTTAAGGAAAAAGTCGGAAAAGAAGACCTCAGAATCGTTTTCTTCAGTGGAGGCAATGTCCATAACGCAATTCCAAATCATGCAGAAGCATTTATCGCCCTCTCAAGGAGTAAAGAAAAGCAGGCAGAAGACTTTGTCTCCGGACTCAAGCAGACGCTCAGGAATGAGTATGCAGTGTCTGATCCTGAAATTACCCTCCAGCTTAAAGAGGTTGAGAACAGGGTTATCTTTGAGACTTCAGGAGGAAAGGTTACAAGAGAAAAGGTTACAAGAAGAGAAGTGCCTTCAGACAGGGTCTTTTCAGCCGGGACGGAAGAAAGGCTTTTCGGGCTTCTCCTCGGAATGCCTCATGGGGTGCACAGGGTCTCTGATACTATCCCCGGACTTGTTGAGACCTCAAATAACCTGGCAATCGTAAGAACAGGAGAAAACGAAATAAGAATCGTATCGAGCCAGCGCAGTTCTGTCATGTCACGACTTGCCGAAGTCACGGGAAAGGTGGAAACCGTTGCAAAACTGGCAGGAGCCAGGGTTGAACATGAATGCGGATATCCTGCCTGGGAACCGGACCTTCAATCAGAGCTGCTTATGAAGTGCAAGCAGGCTTATGCTGGGACCTTCGGGAAAGAACCGGAAATCAAAGTCGTACATGCCGGGCTTGAATGCGGGGTAATAGGCTCGAAATGCGAGTGCATTGAAATGATATCCTTCGGGCCGACTATCAAGGATCCTCATTCTCCGGCTGAGAGGGTTTTTATTCCCTCGATTGAAAAAATCTGGTTTTTCCTTGAAAACCTGCTGAAAAGTTATGCGCCTTACCAGTGA
- a CDS encoding NUDIX domain-containing protein, whose translation MPGECNPFKRVTHIPSAYDNRRGSVIVDTDKGVLLVSSSGGYYRLPGGKPKKGEASIEASIRELREETGLRAYNVGYLFRFHKSKVFRIRAKGVPVPSSEINYFAFFEPGKEMEVKVSHNTIKILEVYYGLKKLEKMHKSNLKAQKQF comes from the coding sequence ATGCCAGGGGAATGTAATCCATTCAAGAGGGTGACACATATTCCCAGCGCATATGATAATCGAAGAGGCTCGGTGATAGTTGACACTGATAAAGGAGTTTTACTTGTGAGCAGCTCGGGGGGTTACTATCGGCTTCCCGGAGGAAAACCGAAGAAAGGAGAAGCAAGCATTGAAGCGTCAATCAGGGAGTTGAGAGAAGAAACCGGGCTTCGAGCTTATAATGTTGGATATCTTTTCCGATTTCACAAATCCAAAGTATTCAGGATTCGGGCAAAAGGAGTACCGGTACCTAGCAGTGAAATTAACTATTTTGCTTTCTTTGAGCCTGGAAAGGAAATGGAAGTGAAAGTTTCTCATAATACTATTAAAATACTGGAGGTTTATTACGGATTGAAGAAGCTGGAAAAAATGCATAAAAGTAATTTAAAAGCACAAAAACAATTCTAA
- a CDS encoding PKD domain-containing protein, with translation MKPRNFKSCIKHGLFLILVVSLAGTANAAANHTGGIALSWDDTISIDECYQNLSIFKQYNAVCTINVNTLNSWGVGTETQLAALHDAGWEIAGHGYNHIDSIAFLDNHTSEEWLETEIFPNIIEITGYGYPVYSFIYPYSARNETTDALLAPYFRTLRSTNFKTVNVNESAAYYTWNDTQVLYAVEIDDQSNVSLESIQYGIDYAIENGYVLVLYGHAITSNVTGEYQTSTSRLESILNYTNQKNGTFYLMGDLGNSSWVRPGRFSNVTANFTVSSDNVYTGENVTFADYSVNQTTELLDFGDGSNSSTANVVHKYTTPGTYTVNLTVTNDVSNHSITRTINVVQPTNPVANFTGNLTTRLAPLSVAFTDTLTGVLTKVMSLLQRTSV, from the coding sequence ATGAAACCCCGCAATTTTAAATCCTGTATAAAACATGGATTATTTCTTATACTGGTAGTTAGTCTGGCTGGTACTGCTAATGCGGCTGCGAATCATACAGGAGGCATTGCTCTATCATGGGACGATACAATAAGTATTGATGAGTGCTATCAAAATCTATCAATTTTCAAGCAGTACAATGCTGTGTGTACTATAAATGTAAATACATTAAATAGTTGGGGAGTGGGTACAGAAACTCAACTGGCTGCACTGCACGATGCCGGATGGGAAATAGCTGGGCACGGGTACAATCACATAGATTCAATTGCTTTTCTAGACAATCACACTTCTGAAGAGTGGCTGGAAACGGAAATATTCCCGAACATCATAGAAATAACCGGTTACGGTTATCCGGTTTATTCCTTTATATATCCCTATTCAGCTAGAAATGAAACTACTGATGCATTACTGGCTCCATATTTCAGGACACTTAGATCGACGAACTTCAAGACAGTAAATGTAAATGAATCAGCTGCCTATTACACGTGGAACGACACTCAGGTTCTGTACGCTGTTGAAATAGACGACCAGTCCAATGTTAGTCTGGAGTCCATACAATATGGGATTGATTACGCAATAGAAAACGGGTACGTGTTAGTGTTATACGGACATGCAATTACTTCAAATGTTACCGGGGAATATCAAACTTCAACATCAAGGCTGGAATCAATTCTGAATTATACTAACCAGAAGAACGGAACATTCTATCTCATGGGAGATCTTGGAAATTCCTCCTGGGTAAGACCTGGCAGATTTTCTAATGTGACTGCAAATTTCACAGTTTCTTCAGATAATGTATATACAGGGGAAAATGTGACTTTTGCGGATTACAGCGTCAACCAGACCACTGAACTGCTTGATTTTGGTGACGGTTCTAACAGCAGTACTGCAAATGTTGTTCATAAATATACAACACCAGGAACTTATACGGTTAATTTAACGGTAACAAATGACGTTTCCAACCACTCGATAACCAGAACAATTAATGTAGTTCAACCGACAAATCCAGTTGCTAATTTCACCGGTAATCTGACAACTAGGCTTGCACCACTGAGTGTGGCGTTTACAGATACATTAACCGGAGTCTTAACAAAAGTAATGAGCCTCCTGCAGCGGACTTCAGTATGA
- a CDS encoding DUF4870 domain-containing protein yields the protein MNHIYWINFSHGGSVLKAEPESEIGSEIASSRTSVGLKENIEGFLCYFLTWLTGLIFFVLETKSKLVRFHAMQSFLTFTILAIVISALQTFFGTETNRFIDYFLVNLNPALLIYIFIHNPSTVIDHLFDGMLVLSLFPFFLWLFLMYKTYRRQRYILPVAGDLAEKVVGSVYNP from the coding sequence ATGAACCATATTTATTGGATAAATTTCAGTCATGGGGGGTCTGTACTGAAAGCTGAACCGGAAAGTGAAATTGGAAGTGAGATTGCATCTTCAAGGACATCTGTGGGTTTGAAAGAAAACATAGAAGGATTTTTATGTTATTTTCTGACCTGGTTGACAGGTCTGATTTTCTTTGTACTTGAGACCAAGAGCAAACTGGTCAGATTTCACGCAATGCAGTCTTTTTTGACCTTTACAATTCTCGCAATAGTAATCAGTGCCCTGCAAACCTTTTTTGGTACCGAGACCAACAGGTTTATCGATTATTTCCTTGTCAACCTCAACCCTGCACTGCTTATATATATTTTCATACATAACCCCAGCACAGTTATCGACCATTTATTTGACGGAATGCTGGTTCTAAGCCTGTTCCCGTTTTTCCTGTGGCTTTTCCTTATGTATAAAACATACAGGAGACAGAGATACATATTGCCTGTAGCCGGGGACCTTGCAGAAAAAGTAGTTGGAAGTGTATACAATCCGTAG
- a CDS encoding type II toxin-antitoxin system RelE/ParE family toxin, whose translation MFEVFFDIPAQDFMQNADESVHSRVRETLEELALDPVPQGAKRIIESQEKIFRLRSRHLRLLYRVDYEKRTLVVITIEPLSRMYR comes from the coding sequence GTGTTCGAAGTTTTTTTTGATATCCCTGCGCAGGACTTTATGCAGAATGCAGATGAGAGTGTGCATTCCCGGGTCAGGGAAACCCTTGAAGAGCTTGCCCTTGATCCCGTGCCTCAGGGTGCAAAAAGAATTATCGAAAGTCAGGAAAAAATATTCCGGCTCAGATCCAGGCATTTAAGGCTGCTTTATAGAGTTGATTACGAAAAAAGAACCCTTGTAGTAATTACAATAGAACCCCTGAGCCGAATGTACAGATAA
- a CDS encoding MarC family protein gives MVAENLGFFIYVFSSIFVVVSPISGVVTFISLTSKMTHKEKNDIAKKAVTLACVIALFFAVTGSMILKLFSISVDSLRVAGGLLLFSIAFDMMHAKVSRESITEEEISQSQEREDIWVFPIGLPLLTGPGTISTVIVLMGMADGVQQKVIVVISIILTFVICLIVFYFSRRLHKFIGYNGMLVFTRLMGLLLAALAVDLTATGIINIFQPVL, from the coding sequence ATGGTAGCCGAAAACCTCGGGTTTTTCATCTATGTATTCTCATCCATCTTTGTAGTTGTAAGCCCTATCAGCGGAGTTGTAACTTTTATCTCCCTGACAAGCAAGATGACTCACAAAGAAAAAAATGATATTGCCAAAAAAGCGGTGACACTTGCATGTGTAATTGCCCTCTTTTTTGCAGTTACTGGAAGTATGATACTTAAACTATTCAGCATCAGTGTGGACTCTCTCAGGGTAGCCGGAGGACTCCTGCTTTTCAGTATCGCATTTGACATGATGCACGCAAAGGTCTCAAGAGAAAGCATCACCGAAGAAGAAATTTCTCAGTCTCAGGAAAGGGAAGATATCTGGGTCTTTCCAATAGGCCTTCCGCTCCTGACAGGACCGGGTACGATCAGCACGGTAATCGTTCTTATGGGAATGGCAGACGGTGTTCAACAAAAAGTAATTGTAGTCATTTCAATTATACTTACATTTGTAATTTGCCTGATTGTCTTTTATTTCTCAAGGAGGCTCCACAAGTTCATAGGATATAACGGAATGCTTGTCTTTACAAGACTTATGGGGCTTTTACTCGCAGCGCTTGCTGTTGACCTGACGGCTACAGGAATAATAAACATATTCCAGCCGGTTCTTTGA
- a CDS encoding AlbA family DNA-binding domain-containing protein, whose protein sequence is MVEKEIDSLCSQYGLKPTNLSDLTLKVNFPDPDMEHGFSAEENSFYLSLYQELNAASSPPGEGYSSAYIQLVLDPEKVSSEYLADFFNNPLGLKIRKAWEARGFILRPEVRKADVPVMESTQASDLNGPAFFSEKSGFSEASPIAADDIAFEGKLSIESMCEGTWERTSVFSEAAVSPFPGILPIPNVDLDSLMHSKLYLPDLQVQLEVLKIKALTKELISQLSVFECRLSTYPKSITHIRKKLELIREAVKLANDSDYILELIRRGESKRLEFKSTLRMNLITGKPDWNIEHAVLKTIVAYLNTDGGILLVGVSNSGEVLGIKNDGFLSEDRFLLHFKQLIKQHIGLNYAPMIEYTLVPVNGKEVLEIDCKKSDEAVFLKPDKNDEEFYIRIGPSSERLTGSKLIEYVNRRYNGKSG, encoded by the coding sequence ATGGTTGAAAAAGAAATAGATTCCTTATGCAGTCAGTATGGACTGAAACCGACAAATCTTTCGGACCTTACTTTAAAGGTCAATTTTCCTGACCCTGATATGGAACATGGCTTTTCGGCAGAAGAAAATTCTTTTTATCTCTCCCTTTACCAGGAATTAAACGCAGCCAGTTCTCCCCCTGGGGAAGGTTATTCTTCAGCTTACATTCAGCTTGTTCTCGATCCCGAAAAGGTAAGTTCGGAGTATCTTGCAGACTTTTTTAATAATCCTCTCGGCCTGAAGATCAGGAAGGCCTGGGAAGCAAGGGGTTTTATCCTGAGACCTGAAGTCCGGAAAGCTGATGTTCCGGTTATGGAGTCCACACAGGCTTCTGACCTGAACGGTCCTGCCTTTTTTTCAGAAAAATCTGGGTTTTCGGAGGCTTCTCCCATTGCGGCAGATGACATCGCATTTGAAGGAAAACTTTCGATTGAGAGTATGTGTGAGGGAACCTGGGAAAGGACTTCTGTATTTTCGGAAGCTGCTGTTTCCCCTTTTCCCGGGATTCTACCTATTCCGAATGTGGATCTCGACTCCCTTATGCATAGCAAACTCTATCTCCCTGACCTGCAGGTCCAGCTTGAGGTCCTTAAAATCAAAGCTCTCACAAAAGAACTTATTTCCCAGCTAAGTGTGTTCGAGTGCAGGCTTTCAACTTACCCAAAAAGTATAACCCATATCCGCAAGAAGCTTGAACTCATACGGGAGGCCGTGAAGCTTGCAAACGATTCCGATTACATCCTGGAATTGATTCGGCGCGGAGAGAGCAAGAGACTTGAGTTCAAGTCCACACTGCGTATGAACCTTATCACCGGAAAACCTGACTGGAACATTGAACACGCCGTCCTGAAGACAATAGTCGCTTACCTGAACACCGATGGTGGCATCCTTCTCGTCGGTGTTTCCAACAGCGGGGAAGTCCTTGGAATCAAAAACGACGGTTTTCTTAGTGAGGACAGGTTCCTCCTGCACTTCAAACAGCTCATAAAACAGCATATAGGCCTTAACTACGCTCCCATGATAGAGTATACCCTTGTGCCTGTAAACGGTAAAGAAGTCTTGGAGATCGACTGTAAAAAAAGCGACGAAGCTGTTTTCCTTAAGCCGGATAAAAACGACGAAGAGTTCTATATCCGCATAGGCCCTTCAAGCGAAAGGCTTACGGGCAGTAAACTGATCGAATATGTTAACAGAAGGTATAACGGAAAATCGGGTTAA
- a CDS encoding zinc finger domain-containing protein yields the protein MFDLPSKCVRCGTPLKRQVIGSNSFYYCRKCGCTSSITSFGASIESEVQGIANI from the coding sequence ATGTTTGATCTCCCTTCGAAATGTGTCAGGTGTGGCACACCTCTTAAAAGACAGGTAATTGGCTCGAACAGCTTTTACTATTGCAGAAAATGCGGGTGCACATCTTCAATTACATCTTTCGGCGCCTCCATCGAATCTGAAGTCCAGGGAATAGCGAACATTTAA
- the ppsA gene encoding phosphoenolpyruvate synthase — translation MPGDKNKYIRWFEETTIEDVPLVGGKNASIGEMYRELTSKGVRIPNGFSVTADAYWHMLEKGGILENLKKTMEGLDTSDVSDLAKRGKAARDLILDAGLPDDLWQEIKGAYDRLCEQYGENTDVAVRSSATAEDLPTASFAGQQETYLNIRGYPGLRDACIRCFASLFTDRAISYRVTNNFDHFKVALSIGIMKMVRSDLASSGVIFTLDTETGFRDVVFITGAYGLGENIVQGQVNPDEFYVFKPTFREGYKPIIQKKLGSKEIKMIYGRGDSKVLTRNVEVPEADRLRFCISDDEVLKLAEYAIDIEDHYSNKYRESRPMDIEWAKDGITGELFIVQARPETVQSQREKDVLETYVLEEKSEVLAKGRSVGDKIASGKAHVIPDVSDLPSFRPGEILIADTTTPDWEPVMKTAAAIVTNKGGRTCHAAIVSRELGIPAVVGAGNATEVLETGREITVSCAEGEDGLVYAGILPFHKDTISLKDLERPRTELMMNLGNPESAFALSMIPNDGIGLARLEFIITSYIKVHPMALVHPEKVKDPRELGEIEKLTRGYEKKEDYFVEQLSRGVGMIAAAFYPKPVVVRMSDFKTNEYASLVGGSYFEMEENNPMIGFRGASRYFDERYREGFALECRAMKRVRGEMGLTNLILMVPFCRTVEEARKVVAEMEKNGLRRGENGLQVYVMCEIPNNVLLVDEFSEFFDGFSIGSNDLTQLTLGVDRDSELLAAEFDERDPGVMKIMSMAVQGAKRNGRHSGICGQAPSDFPEIAEFLVKEGIDSISLNPDSVMKITLKVLETEKELGKN, via the coding sequence ATGCCTGGAGATAAAAACAAATACATCCGCTGGTTTGAGGAGACCACTATTGAGGACGTGCCGCTGGTTGGCGGGAAGAATGCCTCAATAGGGGAGATGTACAGAGAACTTACTTCAAAAGGGGTGAGGATTCCTAATGGCTTTTCAGTTACTGCTGATGCTTACTGGCACATGCTGGAAAAAGGAGGAATCCTGGAAAATCTCAAGAAAACAATGGAAGGGCTTGATACGTCGGATGTATCAGACCTTGCAAAGAGGGGAAAGGCTGCAAGAGACCTTATTCTTGATGCAGGACTTCCTGATGACCTCTGGCAGGAGATTAAAGGGGCTTATGACCGCCTCTGCGAGCAGTACGGAGAGAATACGGATGTAGCTGTAAGGAGTTCGGCAACTGCTGAAGACCTGCCAACCGCTTCTTTTGCCGGGCAGCAGGAAACTTACCTCAATATCCGGGGATATCCCGGACTCAGGGACGCCTGTATACGCTGCTTTGCTTCTCTTTTTACGGACAGGGCCATTTCCTATCGTGTAACCAATAATTTTGATCACTTCAAGGTAGCCCTTTCCATAGGAATAATGAAAATGGTCAGGTCTGACCTTGCATCAAGCGGAGTAATTTTTACTCTGGATACGGAGACAGGTTTCAGAGATGTCGTTTTTATTACCGGGGCATATGGGCTCGGAGAGAATATCGTGCAGGGGCAGGTCAACCCTGATGAGTTCTATGTATTCAAGCCCACTTTCCGGGAAGGGTATAAGCCGATCATCCAGAAGAAGCTGGGAAGCAAAGAAATCAAGATGATTTACGGCAGAGGTGATTCCAAGGTTCTTACACGGAACGTGGAGGTTCCCGAAGCTGATAGGCTGCGTTTCTGTATTAGTGATGACGAGGTGCTCAAGCTTGCCGAATATGCAATCGATATCGAAGACCATTATTCTAACAAATACAGGGAATCCAGGCCCATGGATATTGAGTGGGCAAAAGACGGCATAACAGGGGAACTCTTCATAGTGCAGGCGAGGCCCGAAACCGTTCAGTCCCAGAGAGAGAAAGATGTGCTGGAGACTTATGTCCTTGAAGAGAAATCCGAAGTCCTTGCAAAAGGCAGGAGCGTGGGAGACAAGATCGCCTCCGGAAAAGCCCATGTAATTCCTGACGTTTCTGACCTGCCCTCTTTCAGGCCAGGAGAGATCCTTATTGCGGACACTACTACTCCTGACTGGGAGCCAGTTATGAAAACCGCAGCCGCGATAGTCACGAACAAGGGAGGCAGGACCTGTCATGCCGCTATCGTCAGCCGTGAACTTGGAATTCCTGCGGTTGTCGGGGCTGGGAATGCTACCGAAGTCCTCGAAACGGGCAGGGAGATCACGGTGAGCTGTGCCGAAGGAGAAGACGGGCTTGTATACGCAGGCATACTTCCTTTCCACAAAGATACTATCAGCCTGAAAGATCTGGAGCGACCCAGAACCGAACTAATGATGAACCTTGGAAATCCTGAAAGCGCTTTTGCCCTTTCCATGATTCCTAATGACGGGATAGGGCTTGCAAGGCTCGAATTCATTATCACGAGCTATATCAAAGTCCATCCTATGGCTCTTGTGCATCCTGAAAAGGTGAAAGATCCGCGAGAACTGGGGGAAATAGAAAAACTGACGCGGGGATATGAAAAAAAGGAAGATTATTTTGTCGAGCAGCTTTCCAGAGGGGTAGGGATGATTGCAGCGGCTTTTTACCCGAAGCCTGTTGTGGTCAGGATGAGCGATTTCAAAACCAACGAATATGCAAGCCTTGTTGGGGGCAGCTATTTTGAAATGGAAGAAAATAATCCCATGATAGGGTTCAGAGGAGCTTCCAGATACTTTGACGAACGCTACAGAGAAGGTTTTGCCCTTGAGTGCAGGGCTATGAAAAGGGTCCGGGGTGAAATGGGGCTTACAAACCTTATTCTTATGGTTCCCTTCTGTCGGACTGTTGAAGAAGCAAGGAAGGTTGTTGCCGAGATGGAAAAAAACGGGCTCAGGCGAGGAGAAAACGGACTTCAGGTCTATGTTATGTGCGAAATTCCCAATAATGTCCTGCTCGTCGACGAATTCAGTGAATTCTTTGACGGTTTTTCCATAGGCTCAAACGACCTGACCCAGCTGACTCTTGGGGTTGACCGTGATTCCGAACTGCTTGCTGCAGAATTTGATGAGCGGGACCCTGGAGTCATGAAAATCATGTCTATGGCAGTGCAGGGAGCAAAACGGAATGGAAGGCACAGCGGGATCTGCGGGCAGGCCCCGAGCGATTTCCCTGAGATTGCAGAATTCCTGGTAAAAGAGGGAATTGACTCTATTTCCCTTAATCCGGACTCTGTTATGAAAATCACCCTGAAGGTTCTCGAAACTGAAAAGGAGCTCGGGAAGAATTGA
- a CDS encoding nucleoside deaminase, giving the protein MSEKDLMFVRRAIELSLENVKRGGGPFGAVVTKNGKVISESCNQVTLTNDPTAHAEIGAIREAARKLNTFDLSGCSIYISCEPCPMCFGAIYWARIDKVFFAGTRFDAENIGFDDSFIYEEISRPIQERKIEFKQLLREEALEAFRAWEKSENKVEY; this is encoded by the coding sequence ATGTCAGAAAAAGATCTCATGTTTGTAAGGCGTGCCATTGAGCTTTCTCTTGAGAATGTAAAAAGGGGAGGGGGGCCTTTTGGTGCTGTGGTAACAAAAAACGGAAAAGTAATCTCAGAAAGTTGCAATCAGGTCACCTTAACCAATGATCCGACTGCACATGCCGAAATCGGCGCCATAAGAGAGGCAGCCCGAAAACTGAATACCTTTGATCTCAGCGGATGCAGCATTTATATTTCCTGTGAGCCCTGCCCTATGTGTTTTGGGGCCATTTACTGGGCAAGGATAGATAAGGTCTTTTTTGCCGGCACAAGATTTGATGCTGAGAATATTGGTTTTGATGACTCTTTCATATATGAGGAAATCTCACGCCCTATTCAGGAACGAAAAATTGAGTTCAAACAGCTTCTCAGGGAAGAAGCCCTTGAAGCTTTCAGGGCGTGGGAAAAATCCGAAAATAAAGTGGAATACTGA
- a CDS encoding DUF5661 family protein produces the protein MLTTKSFTAEEAKAVGEKLGITWDKFDIDQFRRGMDVELEHGTRDPATNVTNDDPIMTGKIALAHLNEFPDYYDRLEEMEEEAEEYWEKSEH, from the coding sequence ATGTTGACAACTAAAAGTTTTACCGCTGAAGAAGCAAAGGCGGTCGGGGAAAAACTAGGAATAACCTGGGACAAATTTGATATTGACCAGTTCCGCAGAGGCATGGACGTGGAACTCGAGCATGGGACAAGAGATCCGGCAACAAATGTTACAAACGATGACCCTATAATGACAGGAAAGATCGCGCTGGCTCACCTTAACGAGTTTCCGGACTATTACGACAGGCTGGAGGAAATGGAAGAAGAAGCCGAAGAATATTGGGAAAAATCCGAACACTGA
- a CDS encoding geranylgeranyl reductase family protein: MKYDVVVVGAGPVGSTAARYAAMNGAKVLLLEEHASIGSPVGCTGLLSTRAVEECELRPSDEFVFNSVRGAFVHAPDGQCLPIDGKRTRAYVVSRKNFDRTLAVMAVEEGVELSLKTRAIGFEKNNSEAGNGIDRSGKEKSSPVKLKVIRNGRPETISTSVVIGADGVKSRIASYAGLKKPARVLPGIQIEAPYASDDCDFVELFPGSSAPGFFAWTVPLDEKVSRIGLALDPGLACKRWPGENSPLFYLEKLLCSNPHVKARYSGGMLDFVVGGIPIGPQERTFSDGVLLAGDAAGQAKPTSAGGVYTGAFAAKIAGKIAAEAALEGDTSAGRLSEYDKLWQKGLAKELEIGMKIHDYMGRLEDNQLNELIGSLNTPSILNTITEYGDMDHPSVLMRKLMFSGNSLRLMKAFGTFVKTLF; this comes from the coding sequence ATGAAGTATGATGTTGTTGTGGTAGGAGCCGGCCCTGTGGGTTCTACGGCTGCCCGTTATGCGGCAATGAATGGGGCAAAGGTTCTTCTGCTTGAAGAGCACGCCTCAATAGGGTCTCCTGTAGGCTGTACAGGACTCCTGAGCACGAGAGCTGTTGAAGAGTGCGAACTCAGGCCATCGGACGAATTTGTGTTCAATTCCGTGCGCGGGGCTTTTGTACACGCTCCTGATGGACAGTGTCTGCCTATTGATGGAAAGCGAACAAGAGCATATGTTGTCTCTCGGAAAAATTTTGATCGCACCCTTGCAGTAATGGCTGTAGAAGAAGGTGTTGAACTTTCCCTGAAAACAAGAGCTATAGGGTTTGAAAAAAATAATTCTGAAGCCGGAAACGGGATAGATAGAAGTGGTAAAGAAAAAAGCTCCCCTGTGAAGCTCAAAGTGATCAGAAACGGCAGGCCAGAAACCATATCTACATCCGTGGTTATAGGCGCGGATGGGGTAAAAAGCCGCATAGCCAGTTATGCAGGCCTTAAGAAACCTGCACGCGTGCTTCCCGGAATTCAGATCGAAGCTCCCTATGCCTCGGATGACTGTGACTTTGTAGAACTGTTCCCAGGCTCTTCAGCTCCGGGTTTTTTTGCCTGGACAGTACCCCTTGATGAAAAAGTCTCACGAATCGGGCTTGCCCTTGACCCGGGACTTGCCTGCAAAAGATGGCCTGGAGAAAACTCTCCGCTTTTCTATCTCGAAAAACTTCTCTGCTCAAACCCTCACGTAAAAGCAAGGTACTCCGGAGGCATGCTTGATTTCGTGGTTGGGGGAATTCCAATCGGTCCCCAGGAAAGAACCTTTTCTGACGGAGTCTTGCTTGCAGGCGATGCCGCAGGACAGGCTAAACCCACTTCCGCAGGTGGGGTATATACAGGGGCTTTTGCAGCAAAAATCGCAGGAAAGATTGCAGCTGAGGCCGCCCTTGAAGGAGATACCTCTGCAGGCAGGCTTTCAGAATATGATAAGCTCTGGCAAAAGGGTCTGGCAAAAGAACTCGAGATAGGCATGAAAATCCATGATTATATGGGAAGACTGGAAGACAATCAGTTGAACGAGCTTATAGGCTCGTTAAATACCCCTTCCATCCTTAACACAATCACCGAATATGGAGACATGGATCACCCGTCTGTCCTTATGAGAAAACTGATGTTTTCAGGAAACTCTTTGAGGCTCATGAAGGCCTTCGGGACATTTGTAAAGACTCTCTTTTAA